GGCACGACACACACGGCGAAATGTGCGCACATCCATGCATtatgtcttaaagtgacagacaactaatacagtaaacctgccacagtcaaacaacagaagaacaagagaaaatcactctGAATAATATTTGTAGCTTTATTATGTatcagtgtatatttaattaataagaagactgctgtttttattttattttttcaataacaaagattaataaaaaataaaaataatcatccACCCCTAGTTTATGAGTCTTTGTTTACCTGCATGTTCTTGATGTTAAGTTTTAGGTTGATATAACTATACAGCTCTGGGGGAAAAATAAGAGACCACATAACATTGAGAaattccagagctgtatattaccaagtcaagcaaagagtttttggtatttaaatattaattgcattacatttttgttttgtttacatttatgttaaaattatattgtcagatttgtgacatacatttttgctaaaacactgctggtcactttcagaagttgtagcaatGCTTTCTTTTCCTAGAAAGAATATGAAACACATACATATCatcattttcagttttttaaatactttttaaaaatataatttaaatcgattttacacactaatagcaatatcgtatcgcatatcacATTAATTAAGATttcgcatatcgcatttttcttcaataaacGCACAGCCGTACAAACTGCATATAACTACTAAAATTATGCAAGAATGTTTTAGCATGGTATCATGTCAACTTATGATAATATGCATTAATCTATTCTAAAATAGAATGTCAATATTGTCTAGAAGTGttttaatatgtaaaatataGTCTTTGACCACTTATTAATCAGTGATTCATTAAGTAAATGTCTGCTAACACTTAAATCTGCTTTCAGGGCCGTATGTTCCGCTGCAGTGCAGAGTGCTGTGAGCGTCCAGGTGACTCCATGAGCCAGGTGCACCAGTGTATAGAGCGCTGCCACACGCCACTGGCTAAAGCTCAGGCACTGGTCACTAGTGAGCTTGAGCAGTTTCAGGTCAGTCAACTTCTGTGAGATCATTTACTTTTAATCATCCAACTGGAATAGTGTGATGTGAAAGAACTATTGATTCCCCTACAGGATCGCCTCACGAGGTGTACGATGCACTGTAACGACAAAGCCAAGGACTTGTTTGACTCCGGGGCGAAGGAGCCTGCTGTGCGGGCGCTGATGGACAGCTGTGTGAGCAGTTGTGTGGACGAGCACCTGAACCTGCTCCCCAGTGTGACGCGCAGACTGAAGGACAGCTTGAACTCAGTACCTCAGTAAAGCTGAGGCTGTGGAAAATCATTCTAGTGGACTCACTGGTTTACTAAGATTTGCTTTCAAAAAGGTTGCTTTTAGCTGTCGCCTCATTGTGACCTTTTGGTGAGTGACGTGTTGATTGTGTCTGTATTGTTTGTGGCTTTTGTACAGGCAATAAATGTGACGaaatcacatttttgtattgttttttttatttattttttattgtgaattattttttattataattacaaatatttctataaaaaacattttatgaaatgcatataaataaaatgtgtacatgttaaatatatatttataaatgttttatatataatcaatttttttatttatgtttaataaaatatacattttattttaatataataaatgtaattttagataaacaaataaaataaagcatatgttgttctgtatatatatataaatcaaatttttgtattttgaaattataattacaaatatttatataaaaataaacattttgacatgcatataaataaaatatttacattacatgtatatttacaaaaaatgtatatataatctatcatgttttatatgtatgttttataaaatatacatttatttttaatatatatatgaatactACATATCTTGCTAGTATTAATCgttctaaatatataaaaaaaatctattattttagataaacatatataaaataaagcatatgttgtttttatatatacacatacacaattAAAATGATTGGAAAATCATCTAGGCCAGTTTTCTAAATTAGTGAGAATGAGGTTACTGCattaaaaaagaacaaagaaacaaTTTCTGTCAGTGCTGTTTTAATGTACATTTTGTAACGCTTTCTATCATATGATGCATTGGTCCaacaatatttacatttaaccaAAAACACATTGTGTATAAATATTCATTAGACACTTGTGGAATTCACTTCAAATGCCCTGTTGGTAAACCAACACATGCCTGTTTAACCGTCACTGCTCCTACATCCGCATGCATTGAAATATTACAACAACATGTATCACGTTAGCACCATTTTCAAACAATTGTACAAACCCGATAAAAgtagttttctttcttttttgtaaagaaaaaaaaaactctgggAATGCCTTACCAATTAACAACCAGCCTAACAGTAACAATGAGAATGTTTAACTGAAAGAGACCTTCCAAAAAATGCAAAAAGACTCAAATTCGAAGTACTTGACAAAGAGCACGCTACCTCTGACGCGGATATCTAACAAATGATTTAAAAGGCACCTGACTATTTACAAATGAAGGATACAAATACAATGAATGAAATAATATACATGAAGTTAAcagagcataaataataaaaagcgGGCTTTGTTAAAGGCTGGACTGGTGTATGCAGTGTTGGGTCACGAAACACTGCGGGCGCTGCTGCTCTCTGGCACTGGTGTGTCGCCTCTCCTCTCATTGGACGGGGAAGTGTAGAGGAAGTTACAACATACATACAGAGGAAAAGACAAGAGCCGGCTGTCCAGATTCATCACCACATACTCCTACATTTGTAACACAAAGTAATTCTTCAATCAAGTCAAGTAACCAGAAATACAATTATATTTGACATTATTACTACAAGAATACCTGGTC
The window above is part of the Pseudorasbora parva isolate DD20220531a chromosome 23, ASM2467924v1, whole genome shotgun sequence genome. Proteins encoded here:
- the fam136a gene encoding protein FAM136A translates to MAEAHQARMQKAVEDMVQSLERDHIRKMQGRMFRCSAECCERPGDSMSQVHQCIERCHTPLAKAQALVTSELEQFQDRLTRCTMHCNDKAKDLFDSGAKEPAVRALMDSCVSSCVDEHLNLLPSVTRRLKDSLNSVPQ